The genomic stretch CGAGCCGATAATCTCATCTTTAGCTTTTTCCTGGGTTTGATTTTAATGGTAATGGGCGTTTCGAGCGCTTCCGCAATTTTTAAAAGTGTTTCTATCGAGCACCCCAGATACTTGCCGCTCTCTATCCTTGCAATTGCCGGCTGCTTTGTTCCTATCAGCCTGGCAAGCCCCTCCTGCGTGAGCCCCTTGCTCTTTCTCGCCCTTATTATCTGTGCAACAAGATCGATGGGAGGAAGCTTTGCGTATTCCTCCAAAACCTCAGCATCACTAAGATGCTGTTCCCTGAGCCTTCTCCAGTTTGCCATTATGCCTCGCTCCTTTTAATATAATCGAGCATCCGTTTAAGGGCAATTTCTATATGTGGTGAGGGAGTTCTTTGAGTCACTTTTCTAAAGGCGTGTAAGAGAACAAAGGTATTTTTTCCATCATATAGGAAATACAGTATCCTGTTCGACGCCGGCCTGAGCTCCCACATCCCCGTGTCCTTGAGATATCTTGCATAGGGCATTTCAAGCTCAATTC from Candidatus Eremiobacterota bacterium encodes the following:
- a CDS encoding type II toxin-antitoxin system RelE/ParE family toxin — its product is MNMKWNVEFYEDAKGNIPVEDFYVSLSSKKEKAKFDWIIDLLEMMGIELEMPYARYLKDTGMWELRPASNRILYFLYDGKNTFVLLHAFRKVTQRTPSPHIEIALKRMLDYIKRSEA
- a CDS encoding helix-turn-helix transcriptional regulator, whose protein sequence is MANWRRLREQHLSDAEVLEEYAKLPPIDLVAQIIRARKSKGLTQEGLARLIGTKQPAIARIESGKYLGCSIETLLKIAEALETPITIKIKPRKKLKMRLSARGEGHAVNIKKAAEG